A stretch of the Deinococcus depolymerans genome encodes the following:
- a CDS encoding DUF4388 domain-containing protein, producing the protein MTWTGSDSCCLVISPQLTRALSHAALIEAAGWTASTAAGGLHALTQIERERPYLVVIDPHLEDLSAADLHEILRDDPASAETIVLIPGAQLPSRYGGPYDVVVPAGLSVPEGLARALGRMAELTAPRWADPAAAALEGALNDLNLTDVLLCAQELQLSGLLIVHLGPEPAHLVVRRGEIIDAEYGALNPSQAATHLLSVSGPGEFRFHLISPDALNGYPKQISLPTSRLLMEAAVQTDHTRAADPLNSALEAS; encoded by the coding sequence GTGACCTGGACCGGCTCGGACAGTTGCTGTCTGGTGATCTCGCCGCAGCTGACCCGCGCCCTGTCCCACGCCGCCCTGATCGAGGCCGCCGGCTGGACGGCCTCCACCGCTGCCGGCGGGCTGCACGCCCTGACGCAGATCGAGCGGGAACGCCCGTACCTGGTGGTCATCGACCCGCACCTCGAGGACCTGAGTGCCGCCGACCTGCACGAGATCCTGCGGGACGATCCGGCCAGCGCCGAGACCATCGTCCTGATTCCCGGCGCGCAGCTGCCCAGCCGCTACGGCGGTCCCTACGACGTCGTCGTCCCGGCCGGTCTGAGCGTGCCCGAGGGACTGGCGCGCGCCCTGGGGCGGATGGCGGAACTCACCGCGCCCCGCTGGGCAGACCCGGCCGCCGCCGCGCTCGAAGGCGCCCTGAACGACCTGAACCTGACCGACGTGCTGCTGTGCGCCCAGGAACTGCAGCTCTCGGGGCTGCTGATCGTGCATCTGGGCCCCGAACCTGCGCACCTGGTGGTCCGCCGGGGTGAGATCATAGACGCGGAGTACGGCGCGCTGAACCCGTCCCAGGCGGCCACCCACCTGCTGTCCGTGTCCGGTCCCGGCGAGTTCCGGTTTCACCTGATCTCACCGGACGCCCTGAACGGGTACCCCAAGCAGATCTCCCTCCCCACGTCCCGTCTCCTGATGGAAGCCGCCGTGCAGACCGATCACACGCGCGCGGCCGATCCTCTCAACTCTGCCCTGG
- a CDS encoding hybrid sensor histidine kinase/response regulator, whose product MTSVPYNPVTLDADLIATYLQDARSVTAGIEDATVDLWVPATRLQAMETLWVLGHRLQGTAGLYGYPQTAALAALLERLMEGRASLPEEAVPQITEVLEPAVACLNAALDRVERGEGEGDVGLMFADRGGPAQVTALLRAHPFELSARDARDHSQEEQPFAVVNAPIWEDFGPEAAELTAALRAGLHAETPDLTALFRAAHTLKGSSAMVGLQDLADAGHALEDLMSSAREDGIPLDRALPLLEDGLNVAEAVLAHAEGRLGSQTERVQAYRASVAALLGGQAPALPVAAAPTHAPRSETRLSVRVDSARLDGMLDDVAGLVASRARLNGLLLRQQGLARSLDAAHERVQRTVRDFEERYLNPNLTPGGAAPTTPGAARPSGDLHLQDRLADFGALELDTYDDLNILARAVTELSADLTEIRAQNAQAISALGDELTGLEKLTRQLRVELSRARLLPVSRVTAPLRGWANRRTDLTLTLHGEDSLIDAQHAGPLGEALLHLLTNAAVHGAQPPEERAAQGKPARLQVSVSAHVADGHLSVTVQDDGRGLNFEALRQRALQSGHASAGELAAYTDEQTAQLVFLPGLSTAGQVTQEAGRGVGMDAVRDAIARMGGRVNLRSQPGQGTAITLHVPVAQQITDVLVMRVGTQRVAVLASQMQGMSLLEGDAPAGSVDLNDLWGEPPAAVRYVARLSLGGAGTLHVLVDEFLSLEEIVLRPAGKLLGSLGYLSGMTTLNDPSGRAFPVAILDPAGLAQASARGVRRAARPVSAAPDRAHILLVDDSLSVRRHVGRSLERFGFQVTTASDGQEALERLLAGERADLLLSDLEMPRMNGFELLRAVRSSPAHATLPVVIMTTRAGEKHQQLALELGASDYLAKPAEERLLQRRLNALLPTGKVRA is encoded by the coding sequence ATGACGTCCGTCCCCTACAACCCGGTCACCCTGGACGCGGACCTGATCGCCACGTACCTGCAGGACGCCCGCAGCGTCACGGCCGGGATCGAGGACGCGACCGTCGACCTGTGGGTCCCGGCCACGCGCCTGCAGGCCATGGAGACCCTCTGGGTGCTCGGCCACCGCCTGCAGGGCACCGCCGGCCTCTACGGCTACCCGCAGACCGCCGCGCTCGCGGCGCTGCTCGAACGGCTGATGGAAGGCCGCGCCAGCCTGCCCGAGGAGGCCGTACCGCAGATCACCGAGGTGCTCGAACCGGCCGTCGCCTGCCTGAACGCCGCGCTGGACCGCGTCGAACGCGGCGAGGGCGAAGGCGACGTGGGCCTGATGTTCGCCGACCGCGGCGGCCCGGCGCAGGTCACCGCGCTGCTGCGCGCCCACCCCTTCGAACTCAGCGCCCGTGACGCCCGCGACCACAGCCAGGAAGAGCAGCCCTTCGCGGTCGTGAACGCGCCCATCTGGGAGGACTTCGGCCCGGAAGCGGCCGAACTGACCGCCGCGCTGCGCGCCGGTCTGCACGCCGAGACCCCGGACCTGACCGCGCTGTTCCGCGCCGCGCACACCCTGAAAGGCAGCAGCGCCATGGTCGGCCTGCAGGACCTCGCGGACGCCGGGCACGCCCTGGAAGACCTGATGTCCAGCGCCCGCGAGGACGGCATTCCCCTGGACCGCGCGCTGCCGCTGCTCGAGGACGGCCTGAACGTCGCCGAGGCCGTCCTGGCCCACGCCGAGGGCCGCCTGGGTTCCCAGACGGAACGCGTGCAGGCCTACCGCGCCAGCGTCGCCGCGCTGCTCGGCGGTCAGGCACCGGCCCTGCCCGTCGCGGCCGCGCCCACCCACGCGCCGCGCAGCGAGACCCGCCTGAGCGTCCGCGTGGACAGCGCCCGCCTGGACGGCATGCTCGACGACGTGGCCGGACTGGTCGCCAGCCGCGCCCGCCTGAACGGCCTGCTGCTGCGCCAGCAGGGCCTGGCCCGCAGCCTGGACGCCGCGCACGAGCGCGTGCAGCGCACCGTGCGCGACTTCGAGGAACGCTACCTGAACCCGAACCTCACGCCGGGCGGCGCCGCGCCCACCACGCCGGGCGCGGCCCGTCCCTCCGGGGACCTGCACCTGCAAGACCGCCTCGCGGACTTCGGGGCGCTGGAACTCGACACCTACGACGACCTGAACATCCTGGCGCGCGCCGTGACCGAACTCAGCGCCGACCTGACCGAGATCCGCGCGCAGAACGCGCAGGCCATCAGCGCCCTGGGCGACGAACTGACCGGCCTGGAAAAACTGACCCGGCAGCTGCGCGTGGAACTCAGCCGCGCGCGCCTGCTCCCGGTCAGCCGCGTGACCGCCCCGCTGCGCGGCTGGGCGAACCGCCGCACCGACCTGACCCTCACCCTGCACGGCGAGGACAGCCTGATCGACGCGCAGCACGCCGGACCGCTCGGCGAGGCGCTGCTGCACCTGCTCACCAACGCCGCCGTGCACGGCGCGCAGCCCCCAGAGGAGCGCGCCGCGCAGGGCAAACCCGCCCGCCTGCAGGTCAGCGTCTCGGCGCACGTGGCCGACGGTCACCTGAGCGTCACCGTGCAGGACGACGGCCGCGGCCTGAACTTCGAGGCGCTGCGCCAGCGCGCCCTGCAGTCCGGACACGCCAGCGCCGGCGAACTCGCCGCGTACACCGACGAGCAGACCGCGCAACTGGTGTTCCTGCCGGGCCTGAGTACCGCCGGGCAGGTCACCCAGGAGGCCGGCCGTGGCGTCGGCATGGACGCCGTGCGCGACGCCATCGCCCGCATGGGCGGCCGCGTGAACCTGCGCAGCCAGCCCGGTCAGGGCACCGCCATCACCCTGCACGTCCCGGTCGCGCAGCAGATCACGGACGTGCTGGTCATGCGGGTCGGCACGCAGCGCGTCGCGGTGCTCGCCTCGCAGATGCAGGGCATGAGTCTGCTCGAGGGAGACGCGCCCGCCGGCAGCGTCGACCTGAACGACCTGTGGGGCGAGCCACCGGCCGCCGTCCGGTACGTGGCCCGCCTCTCCCTGGGCGGCGCCGGGACCCTGCACGTCCTGGTGGACGAGTTCCTGAGCCTCGAGGAGATCGTGCTGCGCCCCGCCGGGAAACTGCTGGGCAGCCTCGGTTACCTCAGCGGCATGACGACCCTGAACGACCCCTCCGGCCGGGCCTTCCCGGTCGCGATCCTCGACCCGGCCGGGCTGGCGCAGGCCAGCGCGCGGGGCGTGCGCCGCGCCGCCCGGCCGGTCAGCGCCGCGCCGGACCGCGCCCATATCCTGCTCGTTGACGACAGCCTCAGCGTGCGCCGCCACGTGGGCCGCAGCCTCGAACGCTTCGGCTTTCAGGTCACCACCGCCAGCGACGGCCAGGAAGCCCTGGAACGGCTGCTGGCCGGCGAGCGCGCCGACCTGCTGCTCAGCGACCTCGAGATGCCCCGCATGAACGGCTTCGAACTGCTGCGCGCCGTGCGCAGCAGCCCCGCCCACGCCACGCTGCCGGTCGTGATCATGACCACCCGCGCCGGCGAGAAGCACCAGCAGCTGGCCCTGGAACTCGGCGCCAGCGACTACCTCGCCAAACCGGCCGAGGAACGCCTGCTGCAGCGGCGCCTGAACGCCCTGCTGCCCACCGGGAAGGTCCGCGCGTGA